One Pseudomonas tolaasii NCPPB 2192 genomic window carries:
- the infB gene encoding translation initiation factor IF-2: MTQVTVKQLADEVKTPVERLLQQMREAGLPHTAADEGVSDSEKQSLLTHLKSSHKAKVEEPRKITLQRKTTSTLRVAGSKSISVEVRKKKVFVQRSPEEIEAERKRELEERRAVENAARQKAEEEAKRRAEEEARRQPAAAQPAAAEAVAEPVAPVEAVREAAPVAAAPAPATERKREEPRRPDKPRADDNNRRGGGGDGERKNAPHRASVKEKAPAPRVAPRTTDEESDGFRRGGRGKAKLKKRNAHGFQSPTGPVVREVKIGETITVGDLAQQMSVKAAEIIKFMFKLGTPATINQVLDQETAQLVAEELGHKVTLVSDTALEDSLAESLKFEGEAVSRAPVVTVMGHVDHGKTSLLDYIRRAKVAAGEAGGITQHIGAYHVETDRGMVTFLDTPGHAAFTAMRARGAKATDIVILVVAADDGVMPQTIEAVQHAQAAGVPLVVAVNKIDKPGADLDRIRSELSVHGVTSEEWGGDTPFVPVSAKMGTGVDELLEAVLLQAEVLELTATPSAPGRGVVVESRLDKGRGPVATVLVQDGTLRQGDMVLVGSNYGRVRAMLDENGKPIKEAGPAIPVEILGLDGTPDAGDEMSVVADEKKAREVALFRQGKFREVKLARAHAGKLENIFENMGQEEKKTLNIVLKSDVRGSLEALNGALNGLGNDEVQVRVVGGGVGGITESDANLALASNAVLFGFNVRADAGARKIVEQEGLDMRYYNVIYDIIEDVKKALTGMLGSDVRENILGIAEVRDVFRSPKFGAIAGCMVVEGTVYRNRPIRVLREDIVIFEGELESLRRFKDDASEVRAGMECGIGVKSYNDVKVGDKIEVFEKVQVARSL, translated from the coding sequence ATGACGCAAGTCACGGTGAAACAACTGGCCGATGAGGTCAAAACACCGGTAGAGCGCCTGTTGCAGCAGATGCGTGAGGCAGGTCTGCCGCACACCGCCGCCGATGAAGGTGTGAGCGACAGTGAGAAGCAGTCTTTGCTGACTCACTTGAAGAGCAGCCACAAGGCGAAAGTGGAAGAACCGCGCAAGATTACACTGCAGCGCAAAACCACCAGCACCCTTCGTGTTGCGGGTAGCAAAAGCATCAGCGTTGAAGTGCGCAAGAAGAAAGTCTTCGTACAGCGCAGCCCGGAAGAAATCGAAGCCGAGCGCAAACGCGAGCTGGAAGAGCGTCGCGCAGTAGAAAATGCTGCTCGTCAGAAGGCTGAAGAAGAAGCCAAGCGTCGCGCCGAAGAAGAAGCGCGTCGCCAGCCTGCTGCTGCGCAACCTGCTGCCGCTGAAGCCGTTGCCGAGCCTGTTGCGCCTGTTGAAGCTGTGCGTGAGGCCGCTCCGGTTGCCGCCGCACCGGCTCCTGCAACTGAGCGCAAGCGTGAAGAGCCGCGCCGTCCTGATAAACCACGTGCTGACGATAACAATCGTCGCGGCGGTGGTGGCGATGGCGAGCGCAAAAACGCTCCGCATCGCGCTTCGGTCAAAGAGAAAGCGCCCGCTCCACGGGTTGCCCCACGTACTACCGACGAAGAAAGCGATGGCTTCCGTCGTGGTGGTCGCGGCAAGGCCAAGCTGAAAAAACGCAACGCCCACGGTTTCCAGAGCCCAACCGGCCCTGTCGTGCGTGAAGTGAAGATCGGCGAGACCATCACTGTTGGCGACCTCGCTCAGCAGATGTCGGTCAAGGCTGCTGAAATCATCAAGTTCATGTTCAAGCTGGGTACTCCGGCCACCATCAACCAGGTACTGGATCAGGAAACTGCTCAACTGGTTGCTGAAGAGCTGGGCCACAAAGTGACCCTGGTCAGCGACACCGCCCTGGAAGATTCCCTGGCCGAGTCCCTGAAGTTTGAAGGTGAAGCCGTATCCCGTGCGCCGGTTGTGACCGTAATGGGCCACGTTGACCACGGTAAAACTTCCCTGCTCGACTACATCCGTCGTGCCAAGGTTGCAGCTGGCGAAGCCGGCGGCATCACCCAGCACATCGGTGCATACCACGTTGAAACCGATCGTGGCATGGTGACGTTCCTCGACACCCCGGGTCACGCCGCGTTTACCGCAATGCGTGCCCGTGGTGCCAAGGCGACCGACATCGTGATCCTGGTGGTTGCAGCGGACGACGGCGTGATGCCGCAAACCATCGAGGCTGTTCAGCACGCTCAGGCGGCTGGCGTTCCTCTGGTGGTTGCAGTGAACAAAATCGACAAGCCGGGCGCCGATCTCGATCGCATCCGTAGCGAATTGTCGGTTCACGGCGTGACTTCCGAAGAGTGGGGTGGCGACACTCCATTCGTACCGGTCTCTGCGAAGATGGGTACCGGCGTTGACGAACTGCTCGAAGCCGTTCTGTTGCAAGCCGAGGTTCTGGAATTGACCGCTACTCCATCGGCTCCTGGCCGTGGTGTTGTAGTTGAATCCCGCCTCGACAAGGGCCGTGGCCCGGTTGCGACCGTCCTGGTTCAAGACGGTACCCTGCGCCAGGGCGACATGGTGCTGGTCGGTTCGAACTACGGCCGTGTACGTGCGATGCTCGACGAGAACGGCAAGCCAATCAAGGAAGCAGGTCCTGCTATCCCGGTCGAGATCCTCGGCCTGGACGGTACTCCGGACGCTGGCGACGAGATGAGCGTGGTTGCCGACGAGAAGAAAGCCCGTGAAGTGGCTCTGTTCCGTCAAGGCAAGTTCCGTGAAGTCAAACTGGCCCGTGCTCACGCCGGCAAGCTGGAAAACATCTTCGAGAACATGGGCCAGGAAGAGAAGAAGACGCTTAACATCGTCCTCAAATCTGACGTACGTGGTTCTCTCGAAGCGTTGAACGGCGCCCTGAACGGGCTGGGTAACGACGAAGTGCAAGTGCGCGTTGTCGGTGGCGGTGTCGGTGGTATTACCGAGTCCGACGCCAACCTGGCACTGGCTTCCAACGCTGTACTGTTCGGCTTCAACGTGCGTGCCGATGCCGGCGCTCGCAAGATCGTCGAGCAGGAAGGCCTGGACATGCGTTACTACAACGTCATCTACGACATCATCGAAGACGTCAAGAAAGCCCTCACCGGCATGCTTGGCAGCGACGTCCGGGAGAACATCCTGGGTATCGCCGAAGTCCGTGACGTATTCCGCTCGCCGAAATTCGGCGCGATCGCCGGTTGCATGGTGGTTGAAGGCACCGTGTACCGTAACCGTCCAATCCGTGTACTGCGTGAAGACATCGTTATCTTCGAAGGCGAGCTGGAATCCCTGCGCCGTTTCAAGGATGACGCTTCCGAAGTACGTGCCGGCATGGAGTGCGGTATCGGCGTCAAGAGCTACAACGACGTCAAGGTTGGCGACAAGATCGAAGTCTTCGAGAAGGTTCAGGTTGCTCGCAGCCTCTAA
- the nusA gene encoding transcription termination factor NusA → MSKEVLLVVESVSNEKGVPANVIFEALELALATATKKRFEDEVDLRVEINRHTGAYETFRRWTVVEEADLDDPAIETWPSKAAETHPGAKVGDVVEEKIESIEFGRIAAQTAKQVIVQKVREAERAQVVDAYRERLGEIISGTVKKVTRDNVIVDLGNNAEALLAREDIISRETFRVGVRLRALLKEIRTENRGPQLILSRTAPEMLIELFRIEVPEIAEGLIEVMAASRDPGSRAKIAVRSKDKRIDPQGACIGMRGSRVQAVSGELGGERVDIVLWDDNPAQFVINAMSPAEVAAIIVDEDAHAMDIAVGADNLAQAIGRGGQNVRLASQLTGWTLNVMTESDIQAKQQAETGDILRNFIEELEVDEELAQVLVDEGFTSLEEIAYVPLEEMLNIDGFDEDIVNELRARAKDRLLTKAIATEEKLADAHPAEDLLSLEGMDKDLAMELAVRGVITREDLAEQSIDDLLDIDGIDDDRAGKLIMAARAHWFE, encoded by the coding sequence ATGAGCAAAGAAGTACTGCTGGTTGTTGAGTCGGTATCCAATGAAAAGGGCGTACCGGCAAACGTGATTTTTGAAGCGCTGGAGCTGGCTTTGGCCACGGCTACCAAAAAGCGTTTTGAAGACGAAGTTGATCTGCGTGTGGAAATCAACCGCCACACCGGTGCCTATGAGACTTTCCGTCGCTGGACGGTCGTCGAAGAAGCCGATCTTGATGATCCGGCCATCGAAACCTGGCCGAGCAAGGCTGCCGAAACGCACCCTGGCGCCAAGGTCGGTGATGTCGTCGAAGAAAAGATCGAATCGATCGAGTTCGGCCGTATTGCTGCACAGACCGCCAAGCAGGTCATCGTGCAGAAGGTTCGCGAAGCCGAGCGCGCTCAAGTCGTTGACGCCTATCGCGAACGCCTGGGTGAAATCATCTCCGGCACCGTGAAAAAAGTCACCCGCGACAATGTGATCGTCGACCTGGGCAACAACGCCGAAGCGTTGCTGGCCCGTGAAGACATCATCTCCCGCGAAACCTTCCGTGTGGGAGTGCGTCTGCGTGCACTGCTCAAGGAAATCCGCACCGAGAACCGCGGCCCGCAGCTGATCCTGTCGCGCACCGCGCCGGAAATGCTGATCGAGCTGTTCCGTATTGAAGTGCCGGAAATCGCCGAAGGCCTGATTGAAGTCATGGCTGCGTCCCGCGACCCGGGTTCGCGTGCGAAAATTGCGGTCCGCTCCAAGGACAAACGCATCGACCCGCAAGGCGCTTGCATCGGTATGCGCGGTTCGCGCGTCCAGGCGGTGTCGGGCGAATTGGGCGGTGAGCGTGTGGACATCGTGCTGTGGGACGATAACCCGGCGCAGTTCGTGATCAACGCCATGTCGCCGGCTGAAGTGGCGGCAATTATCGTTGACGAAGATGCCCATGCCATGGACATCGCCGTTGGCGCAGACAATCTGGCTCAGGCCATTGGTCGTGGTGGTCAGAACGTGCGTCTGGCCAGCCAACTGACCGGCTGGACCCTGAACGTGATGACCGAATCGGACATCCAGGCTAAGCAGCAAGCTGAAACCGGTGACATCCTGCGCAACTTCATCGAAGAGCTGGAAGTCGATGAAGAGCTGGCACAGGTGCTGGTAGATGAAGGCTTCACCAGCCTGGAAGAGATTGCCTACGTACCGTTGGAAGAAATGCTCAACATCGACGGCTTTGACGAAGACATCGTCAACGAGCTTCGCGCTCGGGCCAAGGATCGTTTGTTGACTAAAGCCATCGCTACTGAGGAAAAGCTGGCAGACGCCCATCCGGCCGAAGACCTGCTCTCGCTTGAGGGTATGGACAAGGATTTGGCGATGGAACTGGCGGTGCGCGGCGTAATTACCCGCGAAGACCTGGCCGAGCAGTCTATTGACGATCTGCTCGACATCGACGGCATTGACGATGATCGTGCCGGCAAGTTGATCATGGCCGCCCGAGCCCATTGGTTCGAGTAA
- the rimP gene encoding ribosome maturation factor RimP, whose amino-acid sequence MSSKLEELQALLAPVVVALGYECWGIEFSAQGRHSMLRVYIDKEGGVLVDDCAIVSRQISGVLDVEDPISVEYTLEVSSPGMERPLFTIDQFAKFAGEQVKIRLRSPFEGRRNFQGLLRGVEEQDVVVQVEDHEFLLPIDMIDKANIIPSFD is encoded by the coding sequence GTGTCGAGCAAGCTAGAAGAGTTGCAGGCCTTGTTGGCCCCGGTGGTCGTGGCCCTAGGCTATGAATGCTGGGGTATTGAGTTTTCGGCTCAAGGTCGCCACTCAATGTTGCGCGTTTATATCGATAAAGAGGGCGGCGTGCTGGTGGACGATTGTGCCATTGTCAGCCGTCAGATCAGCGGTGTGCTGGATGTTGAAGATCCTATCTCCGTTGAATACACCCTCGAAGTTTCCTCGCCAGGCATGGAACGCCCACTGTTCACTATTGATCAGTTTGCAAAATTTGCCGGTGAACAAGTGAAGATCAGGCTGCGTTCTCCCTTTGAAGGGCGGCGCAACTTTCAGGGCCTTCTGCGCGGTGTAGAAGAACAGGATGTCGTGGTGCAAGTAGAAGACCATGAGTTCCTGTTGCCGATCGATATGATCGACAAGGCCAACATTATTCCCAGTTTTGACTGA
- the secG gene encoding preprotein translocase subunit SecG, with translation MLETVVVVFHLLAALGVVALVLLQQGKGADAGASFGAGASNTVFGSQGSSTFLSKFTAILTAGFFITSLGLGYFAKEKAHVLTQVGLPNPAVLEVPKAKPASDDVPVLQEQKSATPATDVPPAQEQK, from the coding sequence ATGCTGGAAACAGTCGTAGTCGTTTTTCATCTGTTGGCTGCCCTGGGCGTAGTTGCCCTGGTTTTGTTGCAACAGGGTAAAGGTGCGGATGCTGGTGCGTCTTTCGGTGCAGGTGCTTCAAATACTGTGTTCGGAAGCCAAGGTTCCTCTACCTTTCTTAGTAAGTTTACTGCTATACTTACCGCAGGTTTCTTCATAACCAGCTTAGGGTTAGGTTACTTTGCTAAAGAGAAAGCTCATGTGCTGACTCAAGTAGGTTTGCCAAACCCGGCAGTGTTGGAAGTACCAAAAGCAAAACCGGCTTCTGATGATGTCCCGGTGCTTCAAGAGCAAAAGTCGGCTACTCCAGCGACTGACGTACCTCCAGCTCAAGAGCAAAAGTAA
- the tpiA gene encoding triose-phosphate isomerase yields MRRTMVAGNWKMHGTRASVAELINGLRHLALPSGVDVAVFPPCLHINQVVDGLKGKSIQVGAQNSAVEPMQGALTGEISPSQLVDAGCSYVLVGHSERRQMMGERDGTLNRKFAAAQACGLIPVLCVGETLAERESGKTLEVVSRQLGSIIEELGVGAFAKAVIAYEPVWAIGTGLTATPQQAQDVHAAIRAQLAAENSEVAQGVRLLYGGSVKAANAVELFGMPDIDGGLIGGASLNADEFGAICRAAGN; encoded by the coding sequence ATGCGTCGCACTATGGTAGCTGGTAACTGGAAGATGCACGGTACCCGCGCCAGTGTCGCCGAGCTGATCAACGGCCTTCGTCACTTGGCATTGCCAAGCGGTGTCGATGTCGCGGTTTTCCCGCCTTGCTTGCATATCAACCAAGTGGTTGATGGCTTGAAAGGCAAGTCGATCCAGGTCGGCGCGCAGAACTCTGCGGTGGAGCCGATGCAAGGTGCGTTGACCGGTGAGATTTCGCCGAGTCAGCTGGTTGATGCGGGTTGTTCCTATGTGCTCGTCGGGCACTCCGAGCGCCGCCAGATGATGGGCGAGCGTGATGGGACACTCAATCGCAAGTTCGCAGCGGCACAGGCTTGTGGTCTGATTCCGGTGTTGTGCGTAGGGGAGACCCTTGCAGAGCGCGAATCGGGCAAGACTCTTGAAGTTGTCTCGCGTCAGCTGGGCAGCATCATCGAGGAGTTGGGTGTAGGTGCGTTTGCAAAGGCTGTCATTGCTTACGAGCCGGTCTGGGCCATTGGCACCGGGCTGACTGCAACGCCGCAACAGGCGCAGGATGTGCACGCAGCCATCCGCGCGCAGTTGGCGGCAGAGAATTCTGAGGTCGCGCAAGGTGTGCGGCTTCTATACGGCGGCAGCGTGAAGGCGGCCAATGCGGTCGAACTGTTCGGCATGCCGGATATCGATGGGGGGCTCATTGGTGGAGCTTCCCTGAATGCAGATGAGTTCGGTGCGATCTGTCGCGCCGCGGGAAACTGA
- the glmM gene encoding phosphoglucosamine mutase — protein MTKKYFGTDGIRGRVGEYPITPDFMLKLGWAAGMAFRSMGACRILVGKDTRISGYMFESALEAGLSAAGADVMLLGPMPTPAIAYLTRTFHAQAGIVISASHNPHDDNGIKFFSGQGTKLPDEIELMIEELLDAPMTVVESSKLGKVSRINDASGRYIEFCKSSVPTSTNFAGLKIVVDCAHGATYKVAPSVFKELGADVTVLSAQPNGLNINDNCGSTHMEQLQAAVLAEHADLGIAFDGDGDRVLMVDHTGAVVDGDDLLFIIARDLHERNKLQGGVVGTLMSNLGLELALAELGIPFVRANVGDRYVIAELLERNWLVGGENSGHVVCFQHTTTGDAIIAALQVLLALRRRDESLAQARQALRKCPQVLLNVRFAGGENPIEHPAVKDACERVTLAMAGRGRVLLRKSGTEPLVRVMVEGEDEVQVRGHAEDLAKLVTEVCA, from the coding sequence ATGACTAAAAAATACTTTGGCACCGACGGTATCCGTGGTCGGGTCGGCGAATATCCGATTACTCCTGATTTCATGCTCAAGCTGGGCTGGGCCGCGGGTATGGCATTCCGCAGCATGGGCGCGTGCCGAATCCTCGTGGGCAAAGACACCCGCATCTCGGGGTACATGTTTGAATCCGCCCTGGAGGCGGGATTGTCCGCTGCCGGTGCTGATGTGATGTTGCTGGGGCCGATGCCGACGCCTGCCATTGCTTATTTGACGCGTACCTTTCACGCGCAGGCCGGTATCGTGATCAGTGCCTCGCATAATCCGCACGATGACAACGGCATCAAGTTCTTCTCAGGCCAGGGCACCAAGTTGCCGGACGAGATCGAGCTGATGATCGAAGAGCTGCTGGATGCGCCGATGACGGTGGTCGAGTCCAGCAAGTTGGGCAAGGTGTCCCGTATCAACGACGCGTCCGGCCGTTATATTGAATTCTGCAAAAGCAGCGTGCCGACCAGCACCAATTTTGCCGGGCTCAAGATTGTTGTCGATTGTGCCCATGGTGCGACCTACAAGGTGGCTCCGAGTGTATTCAAGGAGTTGGGCGCCGATGTGACGGTGCTGTCGGCTCAGCCCAATGGCCTGAACATCAACGACAACTGCGGTTCCACCCATATGGAGCAGTTGCAGGCAGCCGTCTTGGCTGAGCATGCCGACCTGGGTATTGCCTTTGATGGCGACGGTGATCGTGTCCTGATGGTGGATCACACCGGCGCAGTGGTCGATGGGGATGATCTGCTGTTTATCATCGCTCGCGACCTGCATGAGCGTAACAAGCTGCAAGGCGGTGTTGTCGGTACGCTGATGAGCAACCTCGGTCTTGAGCTGGCCCTGGCGGAACTTGGCATTCCTTTTGTGCGTGCCAATGTGGGTGATCGCTATGTGATCGCCGAGCTGCTGGAGCGCAATTGGCTGGTGGGTGGCGAGAACTCAGGCCATGTTGTCTGCTTCCAGCACACCACTACAGGTGATGCGATTATTGCTGCGCTGCAGGTGCTGCTGGCTTTGCGTCGCCGCGACGAGAGCCTGGCCCAGGCGCGTCAGGCTTTGCGCAAATGCCCGCAGGTTTTGCTGAATGTGCGTTTCGCTGGCGGTGAAAATCCAATTGAACACCCTGCTGTCAAGGACGCCTGCGAGCGCGTGACTCTGGCAATGGCGGGGCGTGGGCGGGTGCTGCTGCGCAAGTCCGGCACAGAGCCCTTGGTGCGTGTCATGGTCGAAGGTGAGGACGAAGTACAGGTTCGTGGCCATGCCGAAGACCTGGCAAAACTGGTAACTGAAGTTTGCGCTTGA
- the folP gene encoding dihydropteroate synthase: protein MTSVLSSTRLPCGNRVLDLAQTHVMGILNVTPDSFSDGGRFNQLDAAMRHAEAMVLAGATLIDVGGESTRPGARVVSPLEELERVAPIVERIARELDVIISVDTSTPAVMRETARLGAGLINDVRSLQRDGALDAAAATGLPVCLMHMLGEPGNMQDNPHYDDLVGDVSGFLAERIAQCAAAGIPPDRIVLDPGFGFAKTLQHNLSLFKHMESLHALGRPLLVGVSRKSMIGLALNRPVGERLYGGLALAALAMTKGARILRVHDVAETVDVVRMIAAVEFAE from the coding sequence ATGACTTCTGTGTTGTCCTCTACCCGGTTGCCTTGCGGCAACCGGGTTCTTGATTTGGCCCAAACACACGTTATGGGCATCCTCAACGTAACCCCAGACTCGTTTTCCGACGGCGGTCGCTTCAATCAGTTGGATGCCGCGATGCGTCACGCCGAAGCGATGGTGTTGGCGGGGGCGACGCTCATAGATGTTGGCGGTGAATCCACTCGACCTGGCGCGCGTGTTGTTTCTCCTTTGGAAGAGCTGGAGCGAGTGGCGCCGATAGTCGAGCGTATTGCCCGCGAGCTGGATGTCATTATTTCCGTCGACACGTCTACGCCGGCCGTGATGCGCGAAACTGCGCGCCTCGGTGCTGGCTTGATCAATGATGTGCGTTCCCTTCAGCGCGACGGTGCGCTCGATGCTGCTGCGGCAACCGGTTTGCCCGTATGCCTGATGCACATGCTTGGCGAGCCCGGCAATATGCAGGACAACCCCCATTACGACGACCTTGTTGGTGACGTAAGCGGGTTTCTCGCGGAGCGAATCGCTCAATGTGCTGCGGCCGGAATACCGCCTGATCGGATCGTCCTTGATCCCGGGTTTGGTTTCGCCAAGACCCTGCAACACAATTTAAGCCTGTTCAAACATATGGAATCCCTGCATGCCCTTGGTCGGCCCTTGTTGGTTGGTGTTTCGCGCAAGAGCATGATAGGGCTGGCCTTGAATCGCCCTGTGGGTGAGCGGCTATATGGCGGTCTTGCGCTGGCAGCGCTTGCGATGACCAAAGGTGCGCGTATCTTGCGTGTGCATGACGTTGCCGAGACTGTAGATGTGGTTCGCATGATTGCCGCTGTAGAATTCGCCGAATAA
- the ftsH gene encoding ATP-dependent zinc metalloprotease FtsH translates to MAKNLILWLIIAAVLVTVMNNFSSPNEPQTLNYSDFIQQVKDGKVERVAVDGYVITGKRNDGDSFKTIRPAIQDNGLIGDLVDNHVVVEGKQPEQQSIWTQLLVASFPILVIIAVFMFFMRQMQGGAGGKGGPMSFGKSKARLLSEDQVKTTLADVAGCDEAKEEVGELVEFLRDPGKFQRLGGRIPRGVLMVGPPGTGKTLLAKAIAGEAKVPFFTISGSDFVEMFVGVGASRVRDMFEQAKKHAPCIIFIDEIDAVGRHRGAGMGGGHDEREQTLNQLLVEMDGFEMNDGIIVIAATNRPDVLDPALLRPGRFDRQVVVGLPDIRGREQILKVHMRKVPMGDDVAPAVIARGTPGFSGADLANLVNEASLFAARTGKRIVEMKEFELAKDKIMMGAERKSMVMSEKEKQNTAYHEAGHAIVGRVVPEHDPVYKVSIIPRGRALGVTMFLPEEDRYSLSKRALISQICSLYGGRIAEEMTLGFDGVTTGASNDIMRASQIARNMVTKWGLSEKLGPLMYAEEEGEVFLGRGGGGQNASFSGETAKLIDSEVRSIIDQCYGTAKQILTDNRDKLDAMADALMKYETIDADQIDDIMAGRTPREPRDWEGGSGTSGTPPVVQNERPETPIGGPAADL, encoded by the coding sequence ATGGCAAAGAATCTGATCCTGTGGTTGATCATCGCGGCTGTCCTGGTGACGGTGATGAACAACTTCTCCAGCCCTAACGAGCCGCAGACCCTCAACTATTCCGACTTCATCCAGCAAGTTAAGGATGGCAAGGTCGAGCGCGTGGCGGTTGATGGCTACGTGATTACCGGCAAACGCAATGATGGCGACAGCTTCAAGACCATTCGTCCGGCCATTCAGGACAACGGTCTGATCGGCGATCTGGTGGATAACCACGTGGTTGTGGAAGGCAAGCAGCCTGAGCAGCAGAGCATCTGGACCCAGCTTTTGGTCGCGAGCTTCCCGATCCTGGTGATCATTGCCGTGTTCATGTTCTTCATGCGCCAGATGCAAGGTGGTGCAGGGGGCAAGGGCGGGCCGATGAGCTTCGGCAAGAGCAAGGCGCGCCTGCTGTCGGAAGATCAGGTGAAAACGACTTTGGCTGACGTCGCCGGTTGCGACGAAGCCAAGGAAGAAGTGGGTGAGCTGGTTGAGTTCCTGCGTGATCCGGGCAAGTTCCAGCGCCTTGGTGGCCGCATTCCTCGCGGTGTGCTGATGGTTGGTCCACCGGGTACCGGTAAAACCTTGCTGGCCAAGGCCATTGCCGGTGAAGCCAAGGTGCCTTTCTTTACCATTTCCGGTTCTGACTTTGTCGAAATGTTCGTCGGTGTCGGTGCCAGCCGTGTTCGCGATATGTTCGAGCAGGCCAAAAAGCACGCGCCGTGCATCATCTTTATCGATGAAATCGACGCCGTTGGTCGCCATCGTGGTGCCGGCATGGGCGGTGGTCATGACGAGCGTGAGCAGACCCTCAACCAGTTGCTGGTCGAGATGGACGGCTTTGAAATGAATGACGGCATCATCGTCATTGCGGCCACCAACCGTCCGGATGTGCTCGACCCTGCGTTGCTGCGTCCTGGCCGTTTCGACCGTCAGGTGGTGGTTGGCTTGCCGGACATTCGCGGTCGCGAGCAGATTCTGAAAGTGCACATGCGCAAAGTCCCAATGGGTGATGACGTGGCTCCGGCCGTGATTGCCCGTGGTACCCCAGGCTTCTCCGGTGCCGATCTGGCTAACCTGGTCAACGAGGCCTCCTTGTTCGCTGCCCGTACCGGCAAGCGCATCGTCGAGATGAAAGAATTCGAGCTGGCGAAAGACAAGATCATGATGGGCGCCGAGCGCAAATCCATGGTCATGTCCGAGAAAGAAAAGCAGAACACCGCTTATCACGAAGCCGGTCACGCCATTGTTGGTCGCGTTGTGCCTGAGCACGACCCGGTCTACAAAGTGTCGATCATTCCTCGTGGTCGGGCATTGGGTGTAACCATGTTCCTGCCGGAAGAGGATCGTTACAGCCTCTCCAAGCGGGCTCTGATCAGCCAGATCTGTTCGTTGTACGGCGGCCGTATTGCCGAAGAGATGACGCTTGGCTTTGACGGTGTGACTACCGGCGCTTCCAACGACATCATGCGTGCCAGCCAGATTGCGCGGAATATGGTGACCAAGTGGGGGTTGTCGGAAAAACTCGGCCCCTTGATGTATGCCGAGGAAGAAGGCGAGGTGTTCCTGGGTCGTGGTGGTGGCGGTCAAAACGCCAGCTTCTCCGGTGAGACAGCCAAGCTGATCGACTCTGAAGTGCGGAGCATCATTGACCAGTGCTACGGCACGGCCAAGCAGATCCTGACCGACAACCGCGACAAGCTGGATGCCATGGCTGACGCATTGATGAAGTACGAAACCATTGATGCCGACCAGATCGACGACATCATGGCGGGCCGTACTCCACGTGAGCCTCGGGACTGGGAGGGTGGTTCGGGTACTTCGGGCACGCCGCCTGTTGTACAAAATGAACGCCCGGAAACCCCAATTGGCGGCCCTGCGGCTGACCTCTAA
- the rlmE gene encoding 23S rRNA (uridine(2552)-2'-O)-methyltransferase RlmE, with protein sequence MARSKTSLKWLQEHFNDPYVKKAQKDGYRSRASYKLLELQDKDKLFRPGMSVIDLGAAPGGWSQVASRLIGGQGRLIASDILEMDSIPDVTFVHGDFTQDAVLAEILEAVGNSQVDLVISDMAPNMSGLPAVDMPRAMFLCELALDLAGRVLRPGGDFLVKVFQGEGFDEYHKNIRKLFDKVQMRKPDSSRDRSREQYLLARGFRGIEGAASEERL encoded by the coding sequence GTGGCCCGTTCCAAAACCAGTCTTAAGTGGCTACAAGAACATTTCAACGATCCTTACGTCAAAAAGGCGCAGAAGGACGGCTACCGTTCCCGAGCCAGCTACAAGCTGCTGGAACTGCAGGACAAGGACAAACTGTTTCGCCCCGGCATGAGCGTGATTGACCTGGGCGCGGCCCCGGGTGGCTGGTCCCAGGTGGCCAGTCGTCTGATTGGCGGGCAAGGCCGGCTGATCGCGTCCGACATCCTTGAGATGGACAGCATCCCGGATGTGACCTTTGTTCACGGTGACTTTACCCAGGACGCCGTGTTGGCTGAAATTCTGGAAGCCGTGGGAAATTCGCAGGTAGACCTTGTGATTTCCGACATGGCCCCCAATATGAGTGGATTACCGGCTGTTGATATGCCGCGAGCCATGTTCCTGTGCGAGTTGGCGCTGGATCTGGCGGGTCGGGTATTGCGTCCGGGAGGCGATTTCCTGGTCAAGGTCTTCCAGGGGGAAGGTTTTGACGAGTACCACAAGAACATCCGCAAGCTGTTCGACAAGGTGCAGATGCGCAAGCCGGACTCTTCCCGGGACCGGTCTCGCGAGCAATACCTGTTGGCGCGAGGGTTCCGCGGTATCGAAGGCGCCGCGAGTGAAGAGCGTCTTTAA
- a CDS encoding YhbY family RNA-binding protein, translating into MPLTQEQKKQYKSIGHHLKPVLIVADNGLTEGVLAEFERALNDHELIKIKVNILDREARLAAIAELCKVGKADLVQVIGKMALLYRKNFSVNKQLSNVHRFK; encoded by the coding sequence ATGCCGCTCACTCAAGAGCAGAAGAAACAGTACAAATCCATTGGCCACCATCTGAAACCAGTTCTGATTGTGGCAGACAACGGTTTGACTGAAGGTGTGTTAGCCGAATTCGAACGCGCATTGAACGATCATGAACTGATCAAGATCAAGGTCAACATCCTCGACCGCGAAGCGCGCCTGGCTGCCATCGCAGAACTGTGCAAGGTTGGCAAAGCAGACCTGGTTCAGGTCATCGGCAAGATGGCGCTGCTGTATCGCAAGAACTTCAGCGTCAACAAGCAACTGTCGAACGTACACCGCTTCAAGTAA